tttttggtataaacctcaggcatctctatacccttgtgttagcTTCTTTTTCTATTATCCTTCGGCCGAATGACGgggaattatgggtaagggaagtgacacttaacagctctgctggggtgctctttgcctcctcctgctggccaggaattgaataacccactagtaattggaatgaaatcgtggactttCCAAGccgggaaagaaatttatcaggtaagcatacattttaaatttacCTCTCTGTGAtaaccttttatctaagcttctgcagactgccccctatctcagtgctttttacagattagcattttagtcaattagtgccgattcctaggtaactccacgggagggagcacattgttatctatatgacacacatgaactagcgaaaCAGTCAATGTGTGTCGGCACCTATGTTAACTGGTAAAGTACTGTTAAATAGCAAGTAGTTCTCTCACCCCTCTCCTGGTTTGGCAATGTCCAGTATCACTAAGCCTGACCTGTGGAAAAGCAGGAAAAACGACCCTCCGTATGTGCAAACCAGGTGCACATGGAGCAAGTCCGGCACTTGACGCTCTCACTGACCGCTCCGGTCTCCTCTGCTCGATCCACctacgatggcgtgtgacgtcactgggcAAACTTCCGGTACACGGAACTTCTTTCTTCTCGATGGTGCTATGCATGTCCCGGCAACAGCCAAGACCAGGATCGGTGCGCTGAGGATAGCAGATGTAGCACACTGGAAACTGGTGCAACCTCGGTTCCGCAGGATAAGGATAATcaaagttcaaatgaggtgcacagACAGCCAGTTATGAATACAAGTATTCTTttctttattgcaagtaaaatATTCGCTCCCTTCAGGGATACAGGATTGCAAGTATAGTAGTGAGTGGAGGtagcttcactctagtgactgtctgctgaaatgtttcggcgatgaagccgtaatcgtagctacagtctcaggtgTACACCAGTCTAATAAACCTGTTCCTGGTACCTGattggtttaaaaatataattaaaaccacacCTAGAGTGAAGTTAACCCCCACTCTCTTTACACATAAGACATAATGGAATAGCAATTATCCATTGCTTATTGTGACATACACAGTTAGGAAATCTAAACTACATTGCATAAACAATCAATAAATGAAAGAAATGTCATGCGGAATGGAGGAGTACAGAGCCACAACAAGGGCCTTGAAGCACTTAATTTTTGTCTGTTAAGGTTTACCAACTTTAGTCCGGGTTTCCGTAGATTTAACCTCagagtgactgaatttttactgacaCACAATGCCTTTGTTTTTGAGGGAGTTCACTACCTCCAaaaatgtgggacagccatgggggccaaatttgccccttcctacgcaaacctgtttatgggttggtgggagctgtcccacatctttggatgtggTGAACTCTGGAAGCATAGGATCATTTactatagaaggtacattgatgacctgctgatgATCTGGTCTGGCTCTGATGAGGAGGCTAAGAGTTTTGTATCTATACTAAACGACGAAAACATAGGCTTAAAATTCACTTTTGAATTTAACAAAGTCAGTATAAATTACTTAGATGTCACTCTGGTTGGTATTAGCGATAATATCGTTGATACTAAAGTATATAGGAAACCAATCACAGGGAATACTCTCCTCCATGCTAGAAGTAATCATCCGAAAAGAGTCTTCAATTCTGTCCTCAAAAGGACAATTCATCAGACTCCGGAGAAACTGTACAACGGATGAAGACTATGAGAGACAATCTCTCGAGCTGGAGGAGAGGTTCTGTGAGAGAGGATACAAAAGAGTGGTTGTTAGCCAACACAGACTAAATATTGGGGCTAAACCCAGAGTTACCTatcttgataataaaaataaaaaagatggggAAAGCACATTTGATAGAGTTTCCTTCATCACCCAGTACAGTAACCAATTCCATCAAATTTGCAATAttattagaaaacactttaatattCTTAAAGCGGATGATGGATTGACAGATATTGTCACAAAAGGGTGCAGATGTGCTTTTAGAGGTGGGACCAGTCTAAGCAACTTGCTTGCCCCCACACAACTTAAGGATCCAAACAATGAAGTTTCATCTTGGTTGAGTTTTAAGGGAACTTATAAATGCAATTTTGCACAGtgcattgcctgtgaatttttacaacAGGCAGAAGGCTTTAGGAGCGCAAGTACTGGTGAAAATTTTAGACACTCTTCTTGTTTAAACTGCAGAACCAAGTTCGcagtttatttattaacttgcaCAGAGTGTGCAATACAGTACACAGGGCTCACAACgagggagaaaagagagaggatCAGGGAACATGTCTCTAATATCAAAGCTGGCAAACTAACCACTCCTCTGGTTCAGCATTTCAAGATACATCATAATAAAAGTCCCAGGACACTTAGATGGACCATTATTGAGCAGATTAAGTTGAACAAGAGAGGTGGGGATAAGGAAAGATTGCTGGCAAAgagagaggtattttggatacacagactcagaaccagagtcccggaaggtctaaattcagaatttgacctaattaatttttgggaatgattTTCTGGTTCTGTGTACCCAATGTTTAAGTTCTGCTTATATACAGGGTCTTTGAACCCTGAACACTATACATCAAAATATGTGATATAATTAGCTTTTGCATTAtgtgtaaacatataaatatatttcatggaATTCTAGGCAAGAGCTTGGCCTATACATATGCCAGTATGAATTTAAATATAGATTTaattggttctatatatatatatgtaaggtcTATTGGCACTTGATGTatagtgtatgctttttttttttatcattcttgCAAATGTGACTAACATTGTATCAGTCGATATTTATCCATTGgcgtcttttttaaaaaaaaggttacaagGTTTATTTAAACTTATTGATTGTTTATGCAATGTAGTTTAGATTTCCTAACTGTGTATGTCACAATAAGCAATGGATAATTGCTATTCCATTATGTCTTATGTGTAAAGAGAGTGGGGGTTAACTTCACTCTAGgtgtggttttaattatatttttaaaccaatCAGGTACCAGGAACAGGTTTATTAGACTGGTGTAcacctgagactgtagctacgattacggcttcatcgccgaaacatttcagcagacagtcactagagtgaagctaCCTCCACTCACTACTATACTCGCAATCCTGTATCCCTGAAGGGAGAGAATattttacttgcaataaagaaaagaatacttgtattcacaactggctgtctgtgcacctcatttgaactttgattatacacatgaactagcactgtctagctgtgtgagataagaggcagttaaagggcttagaaattagcatatgagcctatctaggtttaagtttcaactaaaaataccaagagaacaaaggaaatgtgatgataaatggaaagttgtttaaaatgacgtcctatatgaatcatgagtGTTTATTTTTGACCGTCCCTTTAGCTGTTTATAAATAGCTGCTTTTCATTCACCTATGCTAAAAGTTTTATTACAGGAGTAATGAATACagaaaggctatgtaaacaagaagtaTCAGAAGAATTAagcctctctgtgagggtgggataGAACCCAGCATTTTAAAAGGGCGTTTCTGAACTCTAACCTGTTGCTTGCATAAGaacactatccctttaactggttCTCAAGTGGcctgattggcctcagcagaggtgattaGATAAGATACTGCAAACCCAAGCAAGCGGTGGGACACTtgcctattgaaaaacaattgcagcaagcaaggaATTCATTCACACTCAGTCTATATATTAATGAATATACGTCCTGTAATTACCAGGTTGTTTATACCTTTATGTACAAATACTATTGTTATTTCCTTAGCACCTTTTATTTCACTGCGTTTAACTCCTGTGGTTTCAAGCGGACACCATATTCTACTTACTGGTCACAGGTTTTGCTATCCACAGTTCAGCATTAGAGATCTGCCTTTAGAAACAGCTGACACAAAactaggtctatgattaaggctcacgCCAAAATGCGCAAGACCGTTTCACCGCCTATGTTTCACTGAGGGGATACAGTGTTTTTACCATGAAGGATTAGAGATACATTTTAAAGGATGATCCGTGGAATCTTCTGTTGTCTATACAACAAGAACGTTTGCTGCCTCACAGTCTTCCACTTTCAGGAACAAAAGACGATCACATTTGTGGCAAGACATAATATTTATATGGCAAAACAAAGACCTTACATTAAGTTAGGTGATGAACAAAACAAAAGTCAATTCAGATGCACACTGTTGTAACACAACTCAATGCTCCCAGCCTTTCCCTCCTGGTTGCTGGGGTAGTTTGAGGCCAACTTGCCCAGCCACGTCTTCTGGTGACCTCTCGCCCTTACTGTGGTATTCTTCATGCAGGGCAACGTGACTTCTAACACTGCGCAGGAGGCAGAGATAGGTGCTGGCCTGAAAATGCAATTCCTGCTGCGCACGGCACAACTTCTCACTGGTTACCTGCAAGAGAATCAACATTAACAAACACATGTGGGACAAGCTAGGGGGAGAGGAATCCAGTGGGAACAGGCTAGGGGGAGAGGAATCCAGTGGGTACAGGCTAGGGGGAGAGGAATCCAGTGGGTACAGGCTAGGGGGAGAGGAATCCAGTGGGTACAGGCTAGGGGGAGAGGAATCCAGTGGGTACAGGCTAGGGGGAGAGGAATCCAGTGGGTACAGGCTAGGGGGAGAGGAATCCAGTGGGTACAGGCTAGGGGGAGAGGAATCCAGTGGGTACAGGCTAGGGGGAGAGGAATCCAGTGGGTACAGGCTAGGGGGAGAGGAATCCAGTGGGTACAGGCTAGGGGGAGAGGAATCCAGTGGGTACAGGCTAGGGGGAGAGGAATCCAGTGGGTACAGGCTAGGGGGAGAGGAATCCAGTGGGTACAGGCTAGGGGGAGAGGAATCCAGTGGGTACAGGCTAGGGGGAGAGGAATCCAGTGGGTACAGGCTAGGGGGAGAGGAATCCAGTGGGTACAGGCTAGGGGGAGAGGAATCCAGTGGGTACAGGCTAGGGAAGAGGAATACAGTGGGAACAGGCTAGGGAAGAGGAATACAGTGGGTACAGGCTAGGGGAGAAGAATACAGTGGGTACAGGCTAGGGGAAGAGGAATACAGTGGGTACAGGCTAGGGGAAGAGGAATACAGTGGGTACAGGCTAGGGGGAGAGGAATCCAGTGGGTACAGGCTAGGGGGAGAGGAATCCAGTGGGTACAGGCTAGGGGGAGAGGAATCCAGTGGGTACAGGCTAGGGGGAGAGGAATCCAGTGGGTACAGGCTAGGGGGAGAGGAATCCAGTGGGTACAGGCTAGGGGGAGAGGAATACAGTGGGAACAGGCTAGGGGGAGAGGAATACAGTGGGAACAGGCTAGGGAAGAGGAATACAGTGGGAACAGGCTAGGGAAGAAGAATACAGTGGGTACAGGCTAGGGAAGAAGAATACAGTGGGTACAGGCTAGGGGAAGAGGAATACAGTGGGTACAGGCTAGGGGAAGAGGAATACAGTGGGTACAGGCTAGGGGAAGAGGAATACAGTGGGTACAGGCTAGGGGAAGAGGAATACAGTGGGTACAGGCTAGGGGGAGAGGAATACAGTGGGTACAGGCTAGGGGGAGAGGAATACAGTGGGTACAGGCTAGGGGGAGAGGAATACAGTGGGTACAGGCTAGGGGGAGAGGAATACAGTGGGAACAGGCTAGGGGGAGAGGAATACAGTGGGAACAGGCTAGGGGGAGAGGAATACAGTGGGAACAGGCTAGGGGGAGAGGAATACAGTGGGTACAGGCTAGGGGGAGAGGAATACAGTGGGAACAGGCTAGGGGGAGAGGAATACAGTGGGAACAGGCTAGGGGGAGAGGAATACAGTGGGTACAGGCTAGGGGGAGAGGAATACAGTGGGTACAGGCTAGGGGGAGAGGAATACAGTGGGTACAGGCTAGGGGGAGAGGAATACAGTGGGTACAGGCTAGGGGGAGAGGAATACAGTGGGTACAGGCTAGGGGGAGAGGAATACAGTGGGTACAGGCTAGGGGGAGAGGAATACAGTGGGTACAGGCTAGGGGGAGAGGAATACAGTGGGTACAGGCTAGGGGGAGAGGAATACAGTGGGTACAGGCTAGGGGGAGAGGAATACAGTGGGTACAGGCTAGGGGGAGAGGAATACAGTGGGTACAGGCTAGGGGGAGAGGAATACAGTGGGTACAGGCTAGGGGGAGAAGAATACAGTGGGTACAGGCTAGGGGGAGAAGGAATACAGTGGGTACAGGCTAGGGGGAGAGGAATACAGTGGGTACAGGCTAGGGGGAGAGGAATACAGTGGGTACAGGCTAGGGGGAGAGGAATACAGTGGGTACAGGCTAGGGGGAGAGGAATACAGTGGGTACAGGCTAGGGGGAGAGGAATACAGTGGGTACAGGCTAGGGGGAGAGGAATACAGTGGGTACAGGCTAGGGGGAGAGGAATACAGTGGGTACAGGCTAGGGGGAGAGGAATACAGTGGGTACAGGCTAGGGGGAGAGGAATACAGTGGGTACAGGCTAGGGGGAGAGGAATACAGTGGGTACAGGCTAGGGGGAGAGGAATACAGTGGGTACAGGCTAGGGGGAGAGGAATACAGTGGGTACAGGCTAGGGGGAGAGGAATACAGTGGGTACAGGCTAGGGGGAGAGGAATACAGTGGGTACAGGCTAGGGGGAGAGGAATACAGTGGGTACAGGCTAGGGGGAGAGGAATACAGTGGGTACAGGCTAGGGGGAGAGGAATACAGTGGGTACAGGCTAGGGGGAGAGGAATACAGTGGGTACAGGCTAGGGGGAGAGGAATACAGTGGGTACAGGCTAGGGGGAGAGGAATACAGTGGGTACAGGCTAGGGGGAGAGGAATACAGTGGGTACAGGCTAGGGGGAGAGGAATACAGTGGGTACAGGCTAGGGGGAGAGGAATACAGTGGGTACAGGCTAGGGGGAGAGGAATACAGTGGGTACAGGCTAGGGGGAGAGGAATACAGTGGGTACAGGCTAGGGGGAGAGGAATACAGTGGGAACAGGCTAGGGGGAGAGGAATACAGTGGGACAAGCTAGGGGAGAGGAATACAGTGGGACAAGCTAGGGGAGAGGAATACAGTGGGAACAGGCTAGGGGGAGAGGAATACAGTGGGAACAGGCTAGGGGGAGAGGAATACAGTGGGTACAGGCTAGGGAAGAGGAATACAGTGGGTACAGGCTAGGGAAGAGGAATACAGTGGTACAGGCTAGGGAAGAGGAATACAGTGGTACAGGCTAGGGAAGAGGAATACAGTGGGTACAGGCTAGGGGGAGAGGAATACAGTGGGTACAGGCTAGGGAAGAGGAATACAGTGGGTACAGGCTAGGGGAGAAGAATACAGTAGGTGCAGGCTAGGGGGAGAGGAATACAGTGGGAACAGGGTAGGGGGAGAGGAAGACAGTGGGAACAGGGTAGGGGAGAGGAAGACAGTGGGAACAGGGTAGGGGAGAGGAAGACAGTGGGAACAGGCTAGGGGAGAGGAAGACAGTGGGAACACAGGGGGTATCAAGAAGTCACAGGAGGCATCAGCGGGGTCACAGGGGGCATCAGCGGGGTCACAGGGGGCATCAGCGGGGTCACAGGGGGCATCAGCGGGGTCACAGGGGGCATCAGCGGGGTCACAGGGGGCATCAGCGGGGTCACAGGGGGCATCAGCGGGGTCACAGGGGGCATCAGCGGGGTCACAGGGGGCATCAGCGGGGTCACAGGGGGCATCAGGGAGTCACAGGGGGCATCAGGGGGTCTCAGGGTGGCACAGGGGGCAGACTCGGATCTCACTTGGTGCCTCCGGAACTGCTCCCGGATGAAGCTAAAAGCCGCGCTCTGCCGGTACCGAGTGACACCGGTCACGTGACGTAGCTCCCGCAGGAGACATCTGAGCGTGTGCACTGGAGAGCCCAGACCTGCCATCTTTACTCCTGGAGCCGGGAAGCACAGGCGGNNNNNNNNNNNNNNNNNNNNNNNNNNNNNNNNNNNNNNNNNNNNNNNNNNNNNNNNNNNNNNNNNNNNNNNNNNNNNNNNNNNNNNNNNNNNNNNNNtcacccatgtgcattgctatttcttcaacaaaggatatctaaagaatgaaggcgtatcctagccactgcctcaccagcctctgacgtcactgcacgtcactgctacacTTGTCACACAGTCTGCAGGCTATCAGTAAGTGCGCACGTCACTGTATAACTGGGTAAGTACCTACACTTGTTACACAGTCTGCAGGCTATCAGTAAGTACACACATCACTGTCACACAATCTGCAGGCTATCAGTAAGTACGCACGTCACTGTATAACTGGGTAAGTACCTACACTTGTCACACGGTCTGCAGGCTATCAGTAAGTACACACATCACTGTATAACTAGGTAAGTATCTACACTTGTCACACAGTCTGCAGGCTATCAGTAAGTACGCACGTCACTGTATAACTGGATAAGTACCTACACTTGTCACACAGTCTGCAGACTATCAGTAAGTACGCACGTCACTGTATAACTGGTAAGTACCTACAGTTGTCACACAGTCTGCAGGCTATCAGTAAATACACACGTTACTGTATAACTGGGTAAGTACCTACATTTGTCACACAGTCTGCAGGCTATCAGTAAGTACACACATCACTGTATAACAGGTaagtacctacccttgtcacacaGTCTGCAGGCTATCAGTAAGTACGCATGTCACTGTATAACTGGATAAGTACCTAAACTTGTCACACAGTCTGCAGGCTATCAGTAAGTACGCACGTCACTGTATAACAGGTAAGTACCTACAGTTGTCACACAGTCTGCAGGCTATCAGTAAGTACGCACGTCACTGTATAACAGGTAAGTACCTACAGTTGTCGCACAGTCTGCAGGCTATCAGTAAGTACACACGTTACTGTATAACTGGGTAAGTACCTACATTTGTCACACAGTCTGCAGGCTATCAGTAAGTACACACATCACTGTATAACAGGTAAGTACCTACACTTGTGACATGGTCTGCAGGCTATCAGTAAATACGCACGTCACTGTATAACTGGGTGAGTACCTACACTTGTCACACCGTCTGCAGGCTATCAGTAAGTGCGCACGTCACTGTCACACAGTCTGCAGGCTATCAGTAAGTATGCACGTCACTGTATAACTGGGTGAGTACCTACACTTGTCACACAGTCTGCAGGCTATCAGTAAGTGCGCACGTCACTGTATAACTGGGTAAGTACCTACACTTGTCAGACAGTCTGCAGGCTATCAATAAGTACACACGTCACTGTCACACAATCTGCAGGCTATCAGTAAGTACGCACGTCACTGTATAACTGGGTAAGTACCTACACTTGTTACACAGTCTGCAGGCTATCAGTAAATACGCACGTCACTGTATAACTGGGTGAGTACCTACACTTGTCACACAGTCTGCAGGCTATCAGTAAGTGCGCACGTCACTGTATAACTGGGTGAGTACCTACACTTGTCACACAGTCTGCAGGCTATCAGTAAGTGCGCACGTCACTGTCACACAGTCTGCAGGCTATCAGTAAGTACGCACGTCACTGTCACACAGTCTGCAGGCTATCAGTAAGTGCGCACGTCACTGTCACACAGTCTGCAGGCTATCAGTAAGTACGCACGTCACTGTATAACTGGGTAAGTACCTACACTTGTCACACAGTCTGCAGGCTATCAGTAAGTGCGCACGTCACTGTATAACTGGGTAAGTACCTACACTTGTCACACAGTCTGCAGGCTATCAGTAAGTACGCACGTCACTGTATAACTGGGTAAGTACCTACAATTGTTACACAGTCTGCAGGCTATCAGTAAGTACACACGTCACTGTATAACTGGCTAAGTACCTACACTTGTCACACAATCTGCAGGCTATCAGTAAGTACGCACGTCACTGTATAACTGGGTAAGTACCTACACTTGTTACACAGTCTGCAGGCTATCAGTAAGTACACACGTCACTGTATAACTGGGTAAGTACCTACACTTGTCACACAGTCTGCAGGCTATCAGTAAGTACACACGTCACTGTCACACAGTCTGCAGGCTATCAGTAAGTACGCACGTCACTGTATAACTGGTTAAGTACCTACACTTGTTACACAGTCTGCAGGCTATCAGTAAGTACACACGTCACTGTATAACTGGGTAAGTACCTACACTTGTTACACAGTCTGCAGGCTATCAGTAAGTACGCACGTCACTGTATAACTGGTTAAGTACCTACACTTGTTACACAGTCTGCAGGCTATCAGTAAGTACACACGTCACTGTATAACTGGGTAAGTACCTACACTTTTCACACAGTCTGCAGGCTATCAGTAAGTACACACGTCACTGTATAACTGGTTAAGTACCTACACTTGTTACACAGTCTGCAGGCTATCAGTAAGTACGCACGTCACTGTATAACTGGGTAAGTACCTACACTTTTCACACAGTCTGCAGGCTATCAGTAAGTACACACGTCACTGTATAACTGGTTAAGTACCTACACTTGTTACACAGTCTGCAGGCTATCAGTAAGTACACACGTCACTGTATAACTGGGTAAGTACCTACACTTGTCACACAGTCTGCAGGCTATCAGTAAGTGTGCACGTCACTGTATAACTGGGTAAGTACCTACACTTTTCACACAGTCTGCAGGCTATCAGTAAGTACACACGTCACTGTATAACTGGTTAAGTACCTACACTTGTTGCACAGTCTGCAGGCTATCAGTAAGTACACACGTCACTGTCACACAGTCTGCAGGCTATCAGTAAGTACGCACGTCACTGTATAACTGGGTAAGTACCTACACTTGTCACACAGTCTGCAGGCTATCAGTAAGTACGCACGTCACTGTCACACAGTCTGCAGGCTATCAGTAAGTACACTCGTCACTGTATAACTGGGTAAGTACCTACTCTTTTATATGTAGCAGGGTGCACTATAAGTTTATATTGCATTATAGAACCTCACTGATGATCTGtgctataataatgtatttactaaGTGTGTGCTCCCTGTTTAGTTTTCCGCCACTTATTTCAGTTTTGTTTGATTGTCTCAAATGTCTGGGTCTCTGGCAATACCGTTTGAACTTGGTGGACATTTGTTGTCTTTGAACATCATCTATAAAGTTACTTGAACCCGTTTATCAGTCGTGCTTCCATGCGGTTCTAATTATTGTTCTTGTTTGATATAAGTGCCCTAATATGTGAAATGTCGCACAGCTATAGGCGCTAATGTTAGGCACAAATGTGATAGTTGCTTTTGGAAGAGCAACTTTCAATTCTACCCTAAATGTTGGTGTGAATTTAGCGGCAACGAAAACACTACAAACTGTGGTTTTACCTCAAAGAAAACCACCTATAACTAAAAAGATAGTTGTTAGAATATGGGGATATTTGTATAGTTTGCAGTGCGACCGGAGTAACTCTGAACCAGATTTACTCAGTCTAAATCTTGCCTAGTGTTTGATACTATGTTAAGATGTTTATTTGATACTGTGTAAAACAAATGCAAGTGTAAGTTTGAATTTACTAGAAGTATAATAATTTCAATCCGTTATATGAAAGACAGATATCTgatatttagtaaataatataaagaatttattcaaagtaacttataaatacatgcatacagtaaaaacaataaaagctaAAACTACCTATTATTTTTTTGACCGGATCCGGAATTAAAATATAATCAATACAAAACAGTTAGAAATATAATTATTCTAAAATATAATAGCGTTCCTAGAAATGTGTTTGTGATATTATTAACTCGAGCAAAAAAAGGGGGCTTACAGTTTATATGTAGATTTCTGCATATTTTGATATAACACACATGAAATAGAAGAATATGCAAAAATGCATTCGCCCggggcttaaaaaataaaataaaaggtaccttaaaaaagaaaaaattccaagatggttgtactataccggtatagttattCTGTAAATCCTGTTTGTTGAAGCAAACTATTGTggaaacccaccagggggtctcttaTAATCATATCCAGAGGGTCAGTATGGCAATAGTTTGTTGCTTTAGTTGTGATCTTTTTGATGATGTGTAGGTTAcgattttttgtatcctttgttggaggacccaccagggggtcttacACAGTCTTTCAGGtgtattttattgtgcaaaaaACAATCCTCTCTTTGTTCTTGTTAATTATTTAGTTGGATGTTGTCTGACTTTTATTCTCTAATTAACTTTTGTTGAGCGGTTCGGTTAGAGAAGTATTCTCAAGTTGCCAAAAAATGTGTGATGTTAGGAGATCTTGTGTATCCTTTGCTGgaggacccaccagggggtcttacACAGTCTTTCAGGTGTATTTTATTGTGCAAAATACAATCTTctatttgttcttgctgattatttAGTTGGATGTTGTCGGACTTTGttctctaatttacttttgttgagCGGTTCGGTTAGAGAAAAGTCCACAAGTTGCCAAGCTGTGCGATGTTTTAGGCTATGTTTTGAGCTTTTTTGGTTTCTGTGTGACCTTTTTTAAGTATTTGGATTCTTTTGCGGTACCGGAGGGCTCACACTAGAGTCGAGTTCTGCTAGATTTCTGACTTGTTTTTTTGCTCTCTCATTTGTTGGCGGTCCTCGATCTTTGTACCTTGCATAATTTTGTTCCGATAGCGGTTCTACTTCCTTTTCttgatctttagtgtagagctgctGGATATGATTTAGTGCAGATGTGGAAGTTGGAATAAAGTCCTGAGTCTCTGGAGCAGTATGtctggacgcgtttcggctgtcaactGTAGCCTTTTTCATACATAATGCTCCAATTCAGTTTGGCGGTCTTATTTGAACCTCTGGTCTATTCTCCCATTGGTTGAATTTTTACTATGTCTGGTCTATTCTCCCATTGGTTGAATGTTTACTATGTTGTTGTCTCAGTTTAGATGCAattatataggaacagttcttttgGTATATCCTGATCTTATAATCAATTTGAACTTAGTACATAAAGATAAACAATCAAAATAATATTTGGTTGGTAAAATAAGAGAGTTATGGGACCAAGATGATTTTTTTATGTCTAAAGAATAGATTAGACCTATATTCACGGATGCAGATATTTGTCGATCATATGCTTATAAACGTTATGATGTTGAAagtgaattataaatttaaatttatttatttggagGTAAAACTTGTTAAAtcgatttatttaaaaacaattaaattggatttcttttattaAACTTCTAGTCCGTTAATGCTTAGTGGAATCAATTACTTGATGTTGTATTCATTTCTGCATGATCTGCTAGAATGTTGAAGTCTCTTTGGCTAAGCACTATGTATTTCTGTAATTAACAGATAGATGGAACTTTCAGTGGCTATAAGTGCATTTACTATATTAAATAATTTGGGTCTTAGGGTATATTTGGAACAAATCGGTGGAATTAATTAAATTCATTTCA
The nucleotide sequence above comes from Bombina bombina isolate aBomBom1 chromosome 7, aBomBom1.pri, whole genome shotgun sequence. Encoded proteins:
- the FMC1 gene encoding protein FMC1 homolog is translated as MAGLGSPVHTLRCLLRELRHVTGVTRYRQSAAFSFIREQFRRHQVTSEKLCRAQQELHFQASTYLCLLRSVRSHVALHEEYHSKGERSPEDVAGQVGLKLPQQPGGKGWEH